The following proteins come from a genomic window of Zonotrichia albicollis isolate bZonAlb1 chromosome 12, bZonAlb1.hap1, whole genome shotgun sequence:
- the LOC106629455 gene encoding SRSF protein kinase 3: protein MEEQVQQEVPSAQHTGGHYPMQDGEVFNTRYQVLHKLGCGTFATVWLCQDMRRKKQVAVKVLKSREGFAESAQDEVAFLRCVSCMKKKDLAGENIVCLLDDFRMIGENGFHACLVFEVLGPSIRCLMGNYTAQGLPLSFVKKSLQQVLAGLHFLHKCCRIIHADIKPENILLCGRSKRLQRLLMATLHCDQGTGGGLKGAGGDLGNQLEESDLMSIEVKIADLGSACWTYKPFSKEIQTQPYRALEVLLGLDYGTPADIWSTACLAFEMATGECLFDPQPGKYFSRDDDHVARIIELLGRIPPQIVFSWNKSTKFFSRPGALLRLSRLFPRSLPGILADRHGWTPQDAAAFAAFLLPALHYAPERRASAAQSLRHAWIAAP, encoded by the exons ATGGAGGAGCAGGTGCAGCAGGAGGTGCCATCAGCCCAGCACACAG GAGGCCACTACCCCATGCAGGACGGAGAGGTGTTCAACACACGATACCAGGTGCTGCACAAGCTGGGATGTGGCACCTTTGCCACtgtctggctgtgccaggacatGAG gaggaagaagcaggTAGCTGTGAAGGTTCTGAAAAGCAGGGAAGGCTTTGCTGAGAGTGCCCAGGATGAGGTTGCTTTCCTCCGCTGT GTAAGCtgcatgaagaagaaggaccTGGCAGGAGAAAACATCGTCTGTTTGTTAGATGACTTCAGAATGATTGGAGAGAATGGTTTCC ATGCTTGCCTGGTATTTGAGGTGCTGGGTCCTTCCATTCGATGTCTGATGGGAAACTACACAGCCCAGGGACTGCCCTTGTCTTTTGTGAAAAAGTCTTTACAGCAG gtgctggcagggctgcacttCCTGCACAAGTGCTGCCGCATCATCCACGCAGACATCAAACCGGAGAACATCCTGCTCTGTGGGCGCAGCAAAAGGCTCCAGAGGCTTCTCATGGCCACACTCCACTGCGACCAGGGAACAGGAGGGGGGCTAAAGGGAGCAG GAGGTGATCTTGGCAATCAGTTGGAAGAATCTGATTTAATGAGCATAGAGGTGAAAATTGCAGATCTAGGAAGCGCATGCTGGACA tACAAGCCTTTTTCCAAGGAGATACAGACGCAGCCGTACCGGGCCCTGGAAGTGCTCCTTGGATTAGACTACGGCACCCCTGCGGACATCTGGAGCACAGCCTGCCTG GCTTTTGAAATGGCAACTGGAGAGTGTCTATTTGATCCTCAACCTGGGAAATACTTTTCCAGAGATGATG ATCATGTTGCTCGTATTATTGAACTCTTGGGAAGAATTCCTCCTCAAATTGTTTTCTCATGGAACAAGTCAACAAAATTTTTCAGCAGGCCAG GCGCGCTCCTGCGGCTCTCCCGGCTCTTTCCCCGCAGCCTCCCCGGCATCCTGGCGGACCGGCACGGCTGGACACCGCAGGACGCGGCCGCCTTCGCCGCCTTCCTGCTGCCCGCGCTGCACTACGCGCCCGAGCGCCGCGCCAGCGCCGCGCAGAGCCTGCGGCACGCCTGGATCGCCGCACCGTGA